In the genome of Cronobacter malonaticus LMG 23826, one region contains:
- the galT gene encoding galactose-1-phosphate uridylyltransferase, producing MEQFNPVDHPHRRYNPLTGQWILVSPHRAKRPWQGAQETPAKQTLPQHDPDCFLCPGNTRVTGDKNPQYTGTYVFTNDFAALMTDTPDAPQSADPLMRLESARGTSRVICFSPDHSKTLPELTLPALEEVVNTWQTQTAELGKTYPWVQVFENKGAAMGCSNPHPHGQIWANSFLPNEAEREDRLQRDYFEQQGSPMLVDYAQRELADGSRTVVETEHWLAVVPYWAAWPFETLLLPKTHILRMTDLTDAQRSCLAVALKKLTSRYDNLFQTSFPYSMGWHGAPFNGEENTHWQLHAHFYPPLLRSATVRKFMVGYEMLAETQRDLTAEQAAERLRAVSDVHFRESGE from the coding sequence ATGGAACAGTTTAACCCCGTGGATCATCCGCACCGTCGTTATAACCCGCTGACCGGACAATGGATTCTGGTTTCGCCGCATCGCGCCAAGCGCCCCTGGCAGGGGGCGCAGGAGACGCCTGCGAAACAGACGCTGCCGCAGCACGATCCCGATTGTTTTCTCTGCCCCGGCAACACGCGTGTCACCGGGGATAAAAACCCGCAGTACACCGGCACCTATGTGTTTACCAACGATTTCGCCGCGCTGATGACCGATACGCCGGACGCGCCGCAAAGCGCCGATCCGCTGATGCGTCTTGAGAGCGCCCGCGGCACCAGCCGCGTGATTTGCTTCTCGCCGGATCACAGCAAAACGCTGCCGGAGCTGACGCTGCCCGCGCTCGAAGAAGTGGTGAATACGTGGCAGACGCAGACCGCCGAGCTGGGCAAAACCTACCCGTGGGTACAGGTGTTTGAAAACAAAGGCGCGGCGATGGGCTGCTCCAACCCGCATCCGCACGGTCAGATCTGGGCCAACAGCTTCCTGCCGAATGAAGCCGAGCGTGAAGACAGGCTGCAGCGCGACTATTTCGAACAGCAAGGCTCGCCGATGCTGGTGGATTACGCCCAGCGTGAACTGGCAGACGGCAGCCGCACCGTGGTGGAAACCGAACACTGGCTGGCGGTAGTGCCGTACTGGGCGGCCTGGCCGTTTGAAACGCTGCTGCTGCCGAAAACGCACATTCTGCGCATGACCGATCTGACTGACGCGCAGCGCAGCTGCCTTGCGGTGGCGCTGAAAAAACTCACCAGCCGCTACGACAACCTGTTCCAGACCTCGTTCCCCTACTCGATGGGCTGGCACGGCGCGCCGTTCAATGGTGAAGAGAACACGCACTGGCAGCTTCACGCCCACTTCTACCCGCCGCTGCTGCGCAGCGCCACGGTCCGTAAATTTATGGTGGGGTATGAAATGCTGGCGGAAACCCAGCGTGATTTAACCGCCGAACAGGCGGCAGAGCGCCTGCGCGCCGTCAGCGACGTCCACTTTCGCGAATCCGGAGAATAA
- the galK gene encoding galactokinase: MSLKEKTHALFAEKFGYPATTHIQAPGRVNLIGEHTDYNDGFVLPCAIDYQTVISCAKRDDRRVRVVAADYDNQTDEFSLDEPILTHDSQQWSNYVRGVVKHLQQRDPGFGGADLVISGNVPQGAGLSSSASLEVAVGTVFRHLYHLSLDGAQIALNGQEAENQFVGCNCGIMDQLISALGKKDHALLIDCRSLGTKAVPMPQGVAVVIINSNFKRTLVGSEYNTRREQCETGARFFTQKALRDVSLDQFNAVAHELDPIVAKRVRHVLTENARTVEAADALAKGDLTRMGELMAESHASMRDDFEITVPQIDTLVEIVKSVIGDKGGVRMTGGGFGGCVVALVPEAIVPEVQAAVEAQYEARTGIKETFYVCKPSEGAGLC, encoded by the coding sequence ATGAGCCTGAAAGAAAAGACACACGCCCTGTTTGCCGAAAAATTCGGCTACCCTGCCACCACTCACATTCAGGCACCGGGCCGCGTTAACCTTATTGGCGAGCACACCGACTATAACGACGGTTTCGTGCTGCCGTGCGCTATCGATTACCAGACGGTGATCAGCTGCGCGAAGCGTGACGACCGCCGCGTGCGCGTCGTTGCTGCCGATTACGATAACCAAACCGATGAGTTTTCTCTTGATGAGCCGATCCTGACGCACGACAGCCAGCAGTGGTCGAACTATGTGCGCGGCGTGGTGAAGCATCTGCAACAGCGCGACCCTGGCTTCGGCGGTGCCGATCTGGTGATCAGCGGCAACGTGCCACAGGGCGCGGGCTTAAGCTCTTCCGCGTCGCTGGAAGTGGCGGTTGGCACCGTGTTCCGCCACCTCTATCACCTTTCGCTCGACGGCGCGCAGATCGCTCTGAACGGCCAGGAAGCGGAAAACCAGTTCGTCGGCTGCAATTGCGGCATCATGGATCAGCTGATTTCCGCGCTGGGCAAAAAAGACCATGCGCTGCTCATCGATTGTCGCAGCCTTGGCACCAAAGCCGTGCCGATGCCGCAGGGCGTCGCGGTCGTTATTATCAACAGTAATTTCAAACGCACGCTGGTCGGCAGCGAGTACAACACGCGCCGTGAGCAGTGCGAAACCGGCGCGCGTTTCTTCACGCAAAAAGCGCTGCGCGACGTGAGCCTGGATCAGTTTAACGCCGTGGCGCATGAGCTTGACCCGATTGTGGCTAAACGCGTGCGCCATGTGCTGACTGAAAACGCCCGTACCGTCGAAGCGGCTGACGCGCTGGCGAAAGGCGATCTGACACGCATGGGCGAACTGATGGCGGAATCTCACGCCTCGATGCGCGACGACTTTGAAATTACCGTTCCGCAGATCGATACTCTGGTGGAGATTGTGAAATCGGTTATCGGTGACAAAGGCGGCGTGCGCATGACGGGCGGCGGCTTTGGCGGCTGCGTCGTGGCGCTGGTGCCGGAAGCTATCGTGCCGGAAGTGCAGGCCGCTGTGGAAGCGCAATATGAAGCGCGCACCGGTATTAAAGAAACGTTTTACGTGTGCAAACCTTCAGAAGGAGCAGGTCTGTGCTAA
- the galM gene encoding galactose-1-epimerase has product MLKETPQLAPDGQPYRISTLRNAAGMVVTVMDWGATLLSARVPMKDASVRETLLGCPSPEIWLEQTAFLGASVGRYANRIAQSRFTLDGETYSLTPSQGENQLHGGPEGFDKRRWRIVRQNGQEVLYTLDSQDGDQGYPGELRATAHFRLTDDNRISIEYRARVDKPCPVNLTNHAYFNLDGEQNDVRDHRLQLFAERYLPVDEQGIPREGLADVAGTGFDFREPKKIAQDFLKDEGQQRVKGYDHAWLLDAKGDVNQPAAHVWSSDEKLKMTVYTTAPALQFYSGNYLEGTPAREQGTYSAWQGLALESEFLPDSPNHPEWPQPDCILRPDQEYQSITQYHFIPQ; this is encoded by the coding sequence GTGCTAAAAGAGACGCCACAACTGGCCCCGGATGGCCAGCCGTATCGTATCTCCACCCTGCGCAACGCGGCAGGGATGGTCGTCACCGTGATGGACTGGGGCGCGACGCTGCTGTCGGCCCGCGTCCCGATGAAAGACGCCAGCGTGCGCGAAACGCTGCTGGGCTGCCCGAGCCCGGAAATCTGGCTGGAGCAGACCGCGTTTCTCGGCGCGTCGGTGGGCCGTTACGCCAACCGCATCGCGCAGTCACGCTTTACGCTCGATGGCGAGACGTATTCTCTTACGCCAAGCCAGGGCGAAAACCAGCTGCACGGCGGCCCGGAAGGGTTCGACAAACGCCGCTGGCGCATTGTGCGCCAGAACGGACAGGAAGTGCTTTATACGCTGGATTCGCAGGATGGCGACCAGGGTTATCCCGGCGAGCTGCGCGCCACCGCGCATTTCCGCCTGACCGACGATAACCGCATCAGCATTGAATACCGCGCCCGCGTGGATAAACCGTGCCCGGTCAATCTCACGAACCATGCCTATTTCAACCTGGACGGCGAGCAGAACGACGTGCGCGACCATCGCCTGCAACTCTTCGCCGAACGCTATCTGCCGGTTGATGAGCAGGGCATTCCGCGTGAGGGGCTGGCGGACGTGGCGGGAACCGGTTTTGATTTCCGCGAGCCGAAAAAAATCGCGCAGGATTTCCTGAAAGATGAAGGCCAGCAGCGCGTAAAAGGCTATGACCACGCCTGGCTGCTGGACGCGAAAGGCGATGTGAACCAGCCGGCGGCGCATGTCTGGTCGAGCGATGAAAAGCTCAAAATGACGGTCTATACCACCGCCCCTGCGTTGCAGTTCTACTCTGGCAACTATCTGGAAGGCACGCCTGCGCGCGAGCAGGGTACGTACAGCGCCTGGCAAGGGCTGGCGCTGGAGAGTGAATTCCTGCCGGACAGCCCTAATCACCCGGAATGGCCGCAGCCGGACTGCATTCTGCGCCCGGACCAGGAATACCAGAGCATCACGCAGTATCACTTTATTCCTCAGTAA
- the gpmA gene encoding 2,3-diphosphoglycerate-dependent phosphoglycerate mutase: MAVTKLVLVRHGESQWNNENRFTGWYDVDLSEKGVSEAKAAGKLLKDEGYSFDFAYTSVLKRAIHTLWNILDGLDQAWLPVEKSWKLNERHYGALQGLNKAETAEKYGDEQVKQWRRGFAVTPPALTKDDERFPGHDPRYAKLSEQELPLTESLALTIDRVIPYWNETILPRLKSGERVIIAAHGNSLRALVKYLDNMSEEEILELNIPTGVPLVYEFDENFKPIKHYYLGNADEIAAKAAAVANQGKAK, encoded by the coding sequence ATGGCTGTTACTAAGCTGGTTCTGGTTCGTCACGGTGAAAGCCAGTGGAACAACGAAAACCGCTTTACCGGTTGGTATGACGTTGACCTGTCTGAAAAAGGCGTCAGCGAAGCGAAAGCTGCGGGCAAGCTGCTGAAAGACGAAGGCTACAGCTTTGACTTTGCTTATACCTCCGTGCTGAAACGTGCCATCCACACGCTGTGGAACATCCTGGACGGGCTGGATCAGGCCTGGCTGCCGGTTGAAAAATCCTGGAAACTGAACGAGCGTCACTACGGTGCGCTGCAGGGTCTGAACAAAGCCGAAACCGCTGAAAAATACGGTGATGAGCAGGTGAAACAGTGGCGTCGCGGCTTCGCGGTGACTCCGCCGGCGCTGACCAAAGATGACGAGCGTTTCCCGGGCCACGATCCGCGTTACGCGAAACTGAGCGAGCAGGAGCTGCCGCTGACCGAGAGCCTGGCGCTGACCATCGATCGCGTTATTCCTTACTGGAATGAAACCATTCTGCCGCGCCTGAAAAGCGGTGAGCGCGTGATTATCGCCGCTCACGGTAACTCCCTGCGTGCGCTGGTGAAATACCTGGATAACATGAGCGAAGAAGAGATTCTTGAGCTGAACATCCCGACCGGCGTACCGCTGGTGTATGAGTTTGACGAGAACTTCAAACCGATTAAACACTACTATCTGGGCAATGCTGACGAGATCGCAGCGAAAGCGGCGGCTGTCGCAAACCAGGGTAAAGCGAAGTAA
- the aroG gene encoding 3-deoxy-7-phosphoheptulonate synthase AroG translates to MTYQNDDLRINGINELLPPVALLEKFPATEKAAETVSAARQAIHQILHGDDDRLLVVIGPCSIHDPMAAKEYASRLLPLRKALKNELEIVMRVYFEKPRTTVGWKGLINDPHMDNSFQINEGLKIARKLLLDINDTGLPAAGEFLDMITPQYLADLMSWGAIGARTTESQVHRELASGLSCPVGFKNGTDGTIKVAIDAINAASAPHCFLSVTKWGHSAIVNTSGNSDCHIILRGGKTPNYSAAHVAEVKTGLEKAGLKPQVMIDFSHANSSKQFKKQMDVGADVCAQIAGGESAIMGVMIESHLVEGNQSLESGESLVYGKSVTDACIGWEDTDAILRQLAEAVKARRG, encoded by the coding sequence ATGACTTATCAGAACGACGATTTACGCATCAATGGCATCAACGAGTTACTCCCACCTGTCGCACTCCTGGAAAAATTTCCCGCTACTGAAAAGGCTGCCGAGACGGTTTCTGCGGCGCGCCAGGCGATTCATCAGATTCTGCATGGCGACGACGATCGTCTGCTGGTGGTGATTGGCCCGTGTTCTATTCACGACCCGATGGCGGCGAAGGAGTATGCCTCGCGTCTGCTGCCGCTGCGTAAGGCGTTAAAGAATGAGCTGGAAATCGTTATGCGCGTCTATTTTGAGAAGCCGCGTACCACGGTGGGCTGGAAGGGGCTTATCAACGATCCGCACATGGATAACAGTTTCCAGATTAACGAGGGACTGAAGATTGCGCGTAAATTGCTGCTGGATATCAACGACACCGGCCTGCCGGCGGCGGGCGAGTTCCTGGATATGATTACGCCGCAGTATCTGGCGGATTTAATGAGCTGGGGCGCTATCGGCGCGCGTACAACCGAATCACAGGTGCATCGTGAGCTGGCGTCCGGGCTTTCCTGTCCGGTTGGTTTTAAAAACGGCACCGATGGCACTATCAAAGTGGCGATTGACGCCATCAACGCCGCCAGCGCACCGCACTGTTTCCTGTCGGTCACCAAGTGGGGCCACTCGGCTATCGTTAACACCAGCGGTAACAGCGATTGCCATATCATCCTGCGCGGCGGTAAAACGCCGAACTACAGCGCGGCGCATGTGGCGGAGGTGAAAACCGGTCTTGAGAAAGCGGGTCTGAAGCCGCAGGTGATGATCGATTTCAGCCATGCCAACTCCAGCAAGCAGTTTAAAAAGCAGATGGACGTCGGCGCGGATGTCTGCGCGCAAATCGCCGGCGGCGAAAGCGCCATTATGGGCGTAATGATTGAAAGTCATCTGGTGGAAGGCAACCAGAGCCTGGAGAGCGGCGAGTCGCTGGTGTATGGCAAGAGCGTGACCGACGCCTGCATCGGCTGGGAAGATACCGACGCTATCCTGCGCCAGCTTGCCGAGGCCGTGAAAGCGCGTCGCGGTTAA
- a CDS encoding protein YbgS: MKLNKLTSLFLTATLTLASGAALAADSGSSTGGSDTGSANAAANAGQVAPDAKQNVAPNGVDNSNINTSGTNSANSGVNTGTGTATGTSSGTAHSTSGEAGATGSSTSGTTGSVQCTGDACPSTSGSTSQ; this comes from the coding sequence ATGAAACTGAATAAACTGACTTCACTCTTTCTGACCGCCACTCTGACTCTGGCCAGCGGCGCGGCGCTTGCCGCCGATTCCGGCTCATCGACTGGCGGCAGCGACACCGGCTCTGCAAACGCAGCCGCTAACGCAGGCCAGGTAGCGCCTGACGCCAAACAGAATGTCGCTCCGAACGGCGTGGATAACAGCAATATCAACACCTCCGGCACCAACTCCGCGAACAGCGGCGTGAATACCGGCACCGGTACGGCCACCGGCACCTCTTCCGGCACCGCGCACAGCACCAGCGGTGAAGCGGGCGCGACCGGCAGCAGCACATCCGGTACTACCGGTAGCGTACAGTGTACTGGCGACGCCTGCCCGAGCACGTCTGGCAGCACCTCCCAGTAA
- the zitB gene encoding CDF family zinc transporter ZitB, giving the protein MAHSHTHSHSHEPHEHSHNHSNSKRLLIAFLITAIFMVLEIAGGLLSGSLALLADAGHMFTDAAALLVALMAVRFARRSPNARHTFGLLRLTTLAAFVNALALLVITVIIVWEAVARFITPEPVAGAPMLGIAIAGLVANLLSFWILHRGSDEKNMNVRAAALHVLGDLLGSVGAIVAAVVILWTGWTPIDPILSILVSCLVLRSAWRLLQESMNELLEGAPSAVDVDQLRRRLVREIPEARDVHHVHLWLVGEKPVMTLHVQVVPPHDYDALMESIHDYLRHHYQIAHATVQLEYQSCSVKDCDLNAGDVTPHAHGHSH; this is encoded by the coding sequence ATGGCCCATTCCCATACCCATTCTCATTCACACGAGCCCCACGAGCACTCCCATAATCATTCCAACAGTAAACGCCTGCTGATTGCTTTCCTGATCACCGCCATTTTTATGGTACTGGAGATTGCCGGCGGCCTGCTTTCCGGTTCGCTGGCGCTGCTCGCCGACGCGGGCCACATGTTTACCGACGCCGCCGCGCTGCTGGTGGCGTTGATGGCGGTGCGTTTCGCACGCCGCAGCCCGAATGCGCGTCATACTTTTGGGCTGTTGCGTTTAACCACGCTTGCCGCGTTTGTGAACGCGCTGGCGTTGCTGGTGATCACGGTGATTATCGTCTGGGAGGCTGTCGCGCGTTTTATTACGCCTGAGCCTGTCGCGGGCGCGCCTATGCTCGGTATCGCCATTGCAGGACTGGTGGCGAATTTGCTGTCATTCTGGATTTTGCACCGCGGCAGCGACGAGAAAAACATGAACGTGCGCGCGGCGGCGCTGCATGTGCTTGGCGATCTGCTGGGTTCCGTCGGCGCGATTGTAGCGGCGGTGGTTATCCTCTGGACGGGCTGGACGCCTATCGACCCTATTCTCTCGATTCTGGTCTCATGCCTCGTGCTGCGCAGCGCCTGGCGGCTGCTTCAGGAGAGCATGAATGAACTACTGGAAGGCGCGCCCAGCGCGGTGGATGTCGATCAGCTGCGCCGCAGGCTGGTACGTGAAATCCCGGAAGCGCGAGATGTACATCATGTGCATCTGTGGCTGGTGGGGGAAAAGCCGGTGATGACGTTGCATGTGCAGGTGGTACCACCGCATGATTATGACGCGCTGATGGAGAGCATTCACGACTATCTGCGACACCACTATCAGATAGCGCATGCGACGGTACAGCTTGAGTACCAGTCGTGCAGCGTTAAAGACTGCGATTTGAATGCCGGGGACGTGACACCGCACGCCCACGGCCATTCACATTAA
- the pnuC gene encoding nicotinamide riboside transporter PnuC, which produces MDFFSVQNILVHIPLGEGGYSLSWIEAIGTLAGLLCIWLASLEKIVNYVFGLINVTLFAIIFFQIQLYASLLLQVFFFAANIYGWYAWSRQSSDNQAALHIRWLPRPKAFGWLAVCVVAIGMMTVWIDPVFAFLTRIAVQVMQAVGLNVAMPQLQPDAFPFWDSCMTVLSVVAMILMTRKYVENWLLWVIINVISVVIFARQGVYAMSLEYLILTFIALNGSRMWIKAAHERGSRALSH; this is translated from the coding sequence ATGGATTTTTTTAGCGTACAAAACATTCTGGTGCATATTCCGCTCGGCGAGGGCGGGTACTCATTATCATGGATTGAAGCCATCGGCACGCTCGCGGGCCTGCTGTGCATCTGGCTGGCGAGCCTTGAGAAAATCGTCAACTATGTGTTCGGTTTAATTAACGTCACGCTGTTTGCGATTATTTTCTTCCAGATCCAGCTCTATGCGAGCCTGCTGCTACAGGTCTTTTTCTTTGCGGCGAATATTTACGGCTGGTACGCGTGGTCGCGCCAGAGCAGCGACAACCAGGCGGCTCTGCACATCCGCTGGCTGCCACGCCCGAAAGCCTTCGGCTGGCTGGCGGTCTGCGTGGTGGCGATTGGTATGATGACGGTGTGGATTGACCCGGTATTTGCGTTTCTGACGCGCATCGCCGTTCAGGTCATGCAGGCGGTTGGGCTTAACGTGGCTATGCCGCAGCTTCAGCCAGACGCCTTCCCGTTCTGGGATTCCTGCATGACGGTACTGTCTGTGGTGGCGATGATCCTGATGACCCGTAAATATGTCGAAAACTGGCTGCTGTGGGTCATCATTAACGTCATCAGCGTGGTGATTTTCGCGCGCCAGGGCGTTTATGCGATGTCGCTTGAGTATCTGATCCTGACGTTCATTGCGCTCAACGGTAGCCGGATGTGGATCAAAGCGGCGCACGAGCGGGGCTCGCGCGCACTGTCTCATTAA
- the nadA gene encoding quinolinate synthase NadA — translation MSVMFDPEAAIYPFPPKPAPLSADEKAVYREKIKRLLKERNAVMVAHYYTDPEIQALAEETGGCISDSLEMARFGANHPATTLLVAGVRFMGETAKILSPEKTILMPTLQAECSLDLGCPEEEFAAFCDSHPDRTVVVYANTSAAVKARADWVVTSSIAVELIEHLDSLGEKIIWAPDRHLGRYVQKQTGADVLCWQGACIVHDEFKTQALARMKALYPDAAVLVHPESPQAIVDMADAVGSTSQLINAAKTLPHPQLIVATDRGIFYKMQQACPEKTLLEAPTAGEGATCRSCAHCPWMAMNGLQAIAEALEHGGAAHEIHVDASLREAALTPLNRMLDFAATLRLSVKGNA, via the coding sequence ATGAGTGTAATGTTCGATCCCGAAGCCGCAATTTATCCATTCCCGCCAAAGCCCGCGCCGCTGAGTGCGGATGAGAAAGCCGTTTACCGCGAAAAAATTAAGCGTCTCCTTAAGGAGCGCAATGCGGTGATGGTGGCGCACTACTACACTGACCCGGAAATTCAGGCGCTGGCCGAAGAGACGGGCGGCTGTATTTCTGACTCGCTTGAGATGGCGCGTTTTGGCGCGAATCACCCAGCCACCACGCTGCTGGTTGCTGGCGTGCGCTTTATGGGCGAAACCGCCAAAATCTTAAGCCCCGAAAAAACGATTCTGATGCCGACGCTACAGGCGGAGTGCTCGCTGGATCTCGGCTGCCCGGAAGAGGAATTCGCTGCGTTTTGCGACAGTCACCCGGATCGCACCGTCGTGGTTTACGCCAATACCTCGGCGGCGGTAAAAGCCCGCGCCGACTGGGTAGTCACCTCCAGCATCGCCGTAGAGTTGATTGAACATCTCGACAGTCTTGGCGAGAAAATTATCTGGGCGCCTGACCGGCATCTGGGTCGTTACGTGCAGAAACAGACGGGTGCTGATGTGCTCTGCTGGCAGGGCGCCTGCATCGTACATGATGAGTTTAAGACGCAGGCGCTGGCGCGTATGAAGGCGCTCTATCCGGATGCCGCCGTTCTGGTGCATCCAGAGTCCCCGCAGGCGATTGTCGATATGGCCGATGCTGTAGGCTCCACGAGCCAGCTCATCAACGCCGCGAAAACGCTGCCGCATCCGCAGCTGATTGTGGCGACCGATCGCGGTATTTTTTACAAAATGCAGCAGGCGTGCCCGGAAAAAACGCTGCTTGAAGCACCGACCGCCGGCGAGGGCGCAACCTGCCGCAGCTGCGCGCACTGTCCGTGGATGGCGATGAATGGCCTTCAGGCCATCGCAGAGGCGCTTGAGCATGGCGGCGCGGCTCATGAGATTCATGTTGACGCCAGCCTGCGAGAAGCCGCGTTAACGCCGCTTAACCGCATGCTGGATTTTGCGGCTACACTTCGTCTTTCGGTTAAAGGAAACGCGTAA
- the cpoB gene encoding cell division protein CpoB, whose amino-acid sequence MISNFRHHLLGLSLLVGVAAPWAANAQAPISDVGSGSVEDRVVQLERISNAHSQLLTQLQQQLSDNQSDIDSLRGQIQENQYQLNQIVERQKQILLQMDSLTNSNGGAAAAQGGDQAQNGAAQATPDANASAPAASAPTQSGDANTDYNAAIALVQDKARQDEAITAFSNFIKQYPDSTYQPNAHYWLGQLNYNKGKKDDAAYYFASVVKNYPKSPKAADAMYKVGVIMQDKGDTAKAKAVYQQVISKYPGTDGAKQAQKRLNAM is encoded by the coding sequence ATGATCAGTAACTTCAGACATCACCTGTTGGGTCTGTCGTTACTGGTTGGCGTAGCGGCCCCCTGGGCCGCTAATGCCCAGGCGCCAATCAGTGATGTCGGCTCAGGCTCGGTCGAAGACCGTGTCGTTCAACTCGAGCGTATTTCCAACGCTCATAGTCAGCTTTTAACCCAGCTTCAGCAGCAGCTCTCCGATAACCAGTCCGATATTGATTCCCTGCGCGGACAGATTCAGGAAAATCAGTATCAGCTTAACCAGATTGTGGAACGTCAAAAGCAGATTTTGCTGCAGATGGACAGTCTGACAAATAGCAATGGCGGAGCGGCAGCGGCGCAGGGCGGCGATCAGGCGCAAAACGGCGCGGCGCAAGCCACACCGGATGCGAATGCCTCCGCGCCCGCAGCCAGCGCACCGACGCAAAGCGGGGATGCCAATACCGATTACAACGCAGCTATCGCGCTGGTGCAGGATAAAGCCCGTCAGGATGAAGCCATCACCGCGTTTTCCAATTTCATTAAGCAATACCCGGATTCCACTTACCAGCCGAATGCCCATTACTGGCTCGGCCAGCTGAATTACAACAAAGGTAAGAAGGATGACGCGGCGTATTATTTTGCCTCTGTGGTGAAGAACTATCCTAAATCACCGAAAGCGGCAGATGCGATGTATAAGGTCGGCGTAATCATGCAGGATAAAGGCGATACCGCGAAAGCAAAGGCCGTTTATCAGCAGGTTATCTCCAAATACCCCGGCACCGATGGTGCAAAGCAGGCGCAAAAACGCTTGAATGCGATGTAA
- the pal gene encoding peptidoglycan-associated lipoprotein Pal yields the protein MQLNKVLKGLMIALPVMAIAACSSNKNASNDQSGEGMLGAGTGMNGNGGNMSSEEQARLQMQQLQQNNIVYFDLDKYDIRSDFAAMLDAHANFLRSNPSYKVTVEGHADERGTPEYNISLGERRANAVKMYLQGKGVSADQISIVSYGKEKPAVLGHDEAAYAKNRRAVLVY from the coding sequence ATGCAACTGAACAAAGTGCTGAAAGGGCTGATGATCGCTCTGCCTGTTATGGCAATCGCGGCATGTTCTTCTAACAAGAACGCCAGCAATGACCAGAGCGGCGAAGGCATGCTGGGTGCCGGCACTGGTATGAACGGCAACGGCGGCAACATGTCTTCTGAAGAGCAGGCGCGTCTGCAGATGCAGCAGCTGCAGCAGAACAACATCGTTTACTTCGATCTGGACAAGTACGACATCCGTTCTGACTTCGCTGCAATGCTGGATGCGCACGCTAACTTCCTGCGTAGCAACCCGTCTTACAAAGTGACTGTAGAAGGTCACGCGGATGAGCGCGGCACCCCGGAGTACAACATCTCCCTGGGCGAGCGTCGTGCTAACGCCGTTAAGATGTACCTGCAGGGTAAAGGCGTTTCTGCTGACCAGATCTCCATCGTTTCTTACGGTAAAGAAAAACCTGCAGTACTGGGTCACGACGAAGCGGCATATGCCAAAAACCGTCGCGCCGTACTGGTTTACTAA